The stretch of DNA CCAGCGCGCGGTCATTCTGCGCAAGGCCTGACTGCCGGGACGGCAGGTCAGGGTCAGGAATACCCCCATCGTGCGGTAGGTGTTGCGCTGCTATTGTCACTTCAGTCACGCACCCTGGGGGGGACCGCCATGCAATTTGCCGTGTTTTCGTTTGTCTGGTTTTCAGTATCTGCTTTGGCGGTCTTCACTCTGGTATGAGTGACGGGGTTGGTGCGCTTCGTGCGCGCCAGCCCTCGGTCCGGCCGAAGTCAGGCCGCAATCAGCGCCAGCGCCCATCCCGCCATGCCGATCTGTGCAAGTTGGATGACGACGCTCAGCCCATGCAGCATCTTGAACCTCCCGGCATTTCCCGCGTCGGTCGCCGCGTTGATCTGGAGCATCAGCATTTGGCGCGCATAGGCCGTGCTGAGTGCAATGCCGATCAGCAGCCAGGCGGCCAATGTGCTGACGGTGTAGGCGACCGCCCCCGTTACGGCAGCCGTGCCGATCACCCAGAGGTAATAGTGCGGGAATGTGTTGCGGATGCCGCGCCGCGCGTCGTCCGGGCCGTAAACGGCAAAGAGCACAGCGGCAAATCCGAAGGAAAACAGGGTCATCCCGCCAAAAAGCAGGGCAGCGAGCAGCAAGGCGAGCGTGGTCATGTGTCAAATCCTCCTGAGCGGTGGCACTTAGGCCGTCTGCCCATGGATCAAGCAGGTTTGATCCGCGCAGATTGCCGCATGATGTTTGCGCATACCCGCTATCTTGATGTTTTTTCGTGTCTGACCACGACAATTTGTGCCAAAAAACTGGGGACAGTTTGCCCGGCCCCATTGCACCCTTGCCCCACCCGCGTCAGGATGCACCTTGAAACCCATGGGCCGCGATCACAGATCAAGCAGTCCGACACACGGAGACAGCCATTGGTTGCCGCAAAGCGGGACTGCGCTGTCTTGCCAATGATAAGGAACTTTTGAGCATGCAAGAGCCACTCAACGCCTCTTACCCGGTGCTGCCGTTGCGCGATATCGTGGTCTTCCCCCACATGATCGTGCCGCTTTTTGTGGGCCGCGACAAATCTGTCCGTGCGCTGGAAGAGGTCATGGCCGACGACAAGCAGATCCTGCTGTCAAGCCAGGTCGACCCGTCCGAGGATGATCCCGAAGCCACCGGCATCTACAAGGCCGGCGTGCTGGCCAATGTGCTGCAACTGCTGAAGCTGCCCGATGGCACCGTGAAGGTGCTGGTCGAGGGGCAGGCGCGGGTGCGCATCACCGAATATCTGGACAACGACAATTTCTTTGAGGCGCGTGCCGAGTATCTGACCGAGATGCCGGGCGATATCGCCACGACCGAGGCGCTGTTGCGGTCCGTCGCCGACGAGTTCGAGCGCTATGCCAAGGTCAAGAAGAACATCCCCGAAGAGGCGCTGGCCGCCGTGGGGGAGACAACCGAGCCTGCGAAGCTGGCCGATCTGGTGGCCGGGCATCTGGGCATCGAAGTTGACCAGAAACAGGACCTGCTTGAGACGCTGGCGGTGAGCGAGCGACTTGAGAAGGTCTATGGCCTGATGCAGGGCGAGATGTCTGTCTTGCAGGTCGAAAAGAAGATCAAGACCCGCGTGAAGTCCCAGATGGAGCGGACGCAACGCGAATACTACCTCAACGAACAGATGAAGGCGATCCAGCAAGAGCTGGGCGACGGCGAGGACGGCAAGAACGAAGTTGCTGAACTTGAAGCGAAAATCGCCGAGACCAAGCTGTCGAAAGAGGCGCGCGAGAAGGCGGAAGCAGAGCTGAAAAAGCTCAAGAACATGTCGCCGATGAGCGCCGAAGCCACGGTTGTGCGCAACTATCTGGACTGGATGCTGTCGATCCCGTGGGGCGTGAAATCCCGCGTGAAGAAAGATCTTGGTCGCGCGCAGAAGGTGCTGGATGACGACCATTATGGCCTTGAGAAGGTCAAGGAGCGGATCGTCGAGTATCTGGCGGTGCAGCAGCGTTCGAAGAAGATGAAGGGCCCGATCATGTGTCTGGTTGGCCCTCCCGGTGTGGGCAAAACGTCGCTTGGGAAATCGGTTGCCAAGGCCACGGGACGTGAGTTTATCCGTATCTCGCTTGGCGGCGTGCGCGACGAAAGCGAAATTCGCGGGCACCGTCGAACCTATATCGGGTCCATGCCTGGCAAGATCATTCAGGCGCTGAAAAAGGCCAAGACGACGAACCCGCTGATCCTGCTGGATGAGATCGACAAGATGGGGCAGGATTTCCGCGGCGACCCGGCGTCGGCCATGCTTGAGGTGTTGGACCCGGAGCAGAATGGCACGTTTGTGGACCACTATCTGGAGGTGGAATACGACCTGTCGAATGTGATGTTCCTGACCACGTCGAACTCGTACAACATGCCGGGCCCACTTTTGGATCGGATGGAGATCATTCCGCTCGCGGGTTACACGGAAGATGAAAAGCGCGAGATTGCCAAGCAGCATCTCATTGCCAAGCAGGTCAAAAACCACGGTCTGAAGGGCAAGGAGTTCGAACTGCAGGACGATGCGCTGTCCGACATCATCCGGTACTACACCCGCGAGGCGGGCGTGCGGAATCTGGAGCGCGAGATTGCCAAGGTGGCGCGGAAATCGCTGACCAAGATCATCAAGAAAGAGGTTGAAGAGGTCGCTGTAACCTCAGAAAATCTCGACGATTTTCTTGGGGTTCGCAAGCATCGTTATGGTCTTGCGGAACAGGATGATCAGATTGGTGTCGTGACCGGATTGGCATGGACGTCGGTAGGTGGCGACCTGCTGCATATCGAGGCGCTGAAGCTGCCGGGCAAGGGTCGGATGAAGACCACCGGCAAGCTGGGTGATGTGATGAAGGAATCCATCGACGCGGCCAGTTCCTATGTCCGGTCGATCAGTCCGGAGATCGGGGTAAAGCCGCCGCTCTTTGACAAGACCGATATCCACGTGCACGTCCCCGATGGGGCGACGCCCAAAGACGGACCCAGCGCAGGTCTGGCCATGGTGACGTCCATCGTGTCGGTGCTGACCGGTATTCCGGTGCGCAAAGACATCGCGATGACGGGCGAGGTGAGCTTGCGTGGGAACGCGATGCCCATCGGTGGTCTGAAAGAGAAGCTGCTGGCGGCGCTGCGCGGCGGGATCAAGACCGTTCTCATTCCTGAAGAGAACGAGAAGGATCTGGCCGATATTCCTGACAACGTGAAAGAGGGGTTGGAGATCATTCCTGTCGAACACGTGAGAGAGGTGCTGAAGCGTGCACTGGTGTCGAAACCGGATGCCATCGAGTGGGACGAGGCGGCCGAGGAAGCAGCAGCTGCTGCAGCGGCGGCGGCGCGAGACACGGGCACCGGCGCCACGGCGCACTAAGCGATAGATCACTCACACAGAAAGGCGCGCAAGCCGGTGCTTGCGCGCCTTTTTTACGATCTGGTTGCAAAGGCAATGGGCGGTACCGTGTCAAAGCAGCACCAAATGGCGACTGAATTTCACGGTTGTGGAACCAGCAAGAGTTTCAAGTTAAGGTCAACGCCAAGCAGTCCAACGACATGAGGCCGAAAATGGCAACCCGCACCACGAAATCCACGACCAAGACGACAGGCACCAGCACGCGCAAGCCGCGTGCGACGTCGACGACAACCAAGACGGCGGCGAAATCCCCGACATCCACCACCAGAACGACAACCACGTCCAAAACGACGGTTGTTGTCGATGCGCCGACGCCGGTCGTGTCCGGGCCGATGATGCGCAAGAAGGAATTGGTCGAGGCGGTTGTCGCGCGCAGCGGTTTGAAGAAAAAAGACGTCAAACCGGCGGTCGAGGCGACCCTGGCGGTGCTGGGGGATGCATTGAAAGAGGGGCGCACGCTGAACCTGGAACCCATGGGCAAGGTCAAGATCAACCGCGAAAAGATGCTGGCATCAGGCCGCATGATGGTCGCGCGCATTCGCCAACGTGATCCACAGCCCCATGATGCAACAGAGGCGACGGACACCGCAGCGTCGCCAGACACCAGCGCGGAATAGTTTTTGGCGCAGCGCTCTTGCATGGTCCTGCGCCATTGGCTAAGACGCGCAAGCTTGGGTGATTAGCTCAGTGGTAGAGCGCTTCGTTCACATCGAAGATGTCAGGAGTTCGAATCTCTTATCACCCACCATTTACACCTGCCGTGCTGCATGACACCGGGCCGAGTTTTGTGAGCCTGACCGACGCGCGCCGCCTCTGGCGGCACTCTGGGTCAGGAGTTCAACTCTCTTATCACCCACCATCCAAAGCACACTGCGCAGTGTGCTTTGGTCGTTTCAGGGGACTTGATCTTGGCCTTTCAACCGATTTACGTGATGCGCCACGGAGAGACTGTCTGGAACGCCGAAGCGCGGTTTCAGGGCGCGCTTAACTCCCCTTTGACCAAGACGGGCCGGGCGCAGGCGCAGCAACTCGCCGATATTCTGGCGGGCCATGACCTAAGCGGGTTCGATGTGCGCGTCAGCCCACAGGGCCGCGCCTTTGAAACGGCGGCGATCGCGCTGGCACGGCAGGTGTTGGAACTGCATACTGATGCGCGCTTGCGCGAAATCGGCGTGGGGCTTTGGTCCGGTAAGTTGAGAAGCGAGGTCGCACCTGTCGGCGCCGCGCAGGACGACACGCCGGACGGCCCGCTTGCCCTTTATGAACATGCGCCGGAGGGCGAAGGCTTTGCAGCCCTGCGTGCCCGGTGCCAGGATTTCCTTGGCAGTCTTACGGCGCCTACTTTGTGCGTGACCCATGGGATCACGTCGCGCATGGTGCGTGCGGTTGCTTTGGGCCAGCCTTCGGCTAATTTGGGTGATCTGCCGGGGGGGCAGGGCATGGTTTATGTGGTCGAAGACGGGGTGCATCGGCGCCTGTGACATTGCACTTGCGAACCGGGTGCCCCTTGTCCTAAAAGCGCGTCGGACGGGTCGTTAGCTCAGTTGGTAGAGCGCTTCGTTTACACCGAAGATGTCGGGAGTTCGAGCCTCTCACGACCCACCATACACCTTACGTTCTGTTCGACGACAGCTGCCGTGACCTGTCTCGGAGGCTTGATGGCGCGTGCTGTATTTGAGGGTACTGGCCCTGGCCAATTGTTACTCGGACTGCGAACCTTTTTCGCGCTGCACCGGCCTGCGCCATTGTTGGCGCCGGCGTGGAAACTTCATCGGTCTGCGTGTATTGTTGTGATAAACAATGGCCCATTGGGGGATGGACATGGCACATGAAGCGCTGGAAGCCATTCGGGCCGAAACGGATACCAGTGCTCTATGGGCATTGATGCAGACCTATTTCCGCGACCGCGGCGTCACCAAGATCAGCTACCACCACTTTTCCGGCAATGTGCAGGCCGAACGTGCGGTCAATGTGAACGCATCCGGGTTTTCCGACGAATGGGTCTGTCACTACATTGACCAGAAGCTGTATGTCGTCGATCCCATCACGGAACTAGCCCAAAGCGTCACGAGCCCCTTCCGATGGTCGCACATCCGCGATCTGATGCGCCTGACGCCGGCGCAGATGCGCTATCTGAATGAGATGCGAGAGGCTGGTGTCGGTGACGGGATTGCCTTTCAGGTCTTTGGTCCCGGGCTACGCAACGGGTATGTCGGGCTTGGCGTCGATCGACCGCAGGATTTTCCAAGCGACGCGGGCGTGCTGGACTTTCAGGTTGTGGCACAGGCCGGGCACATCCGGTATTGCGAGCTTAATCCGCCGACACTGTCCCCCGGTGATCTGTCCCCGCGCGAGCGTCAGATCCTGCGCTGGATCGCGCGCGGCAAATCGAACAGCAGCATCGCCGATATTCTTCTGTTGTCCCCGCACACGGTCGACACGCTTGTGCGTCGCATCTTTGGCAAATTGGGCGTTTCCGACCGGACAACAGCCGCAATTCAGGGCGTGGGTGCGGGGTTGATCCTGCTGTGACCGAAGGGCGATGTCACGTAAGCGCGTGACATGACAGCGCTGTCCCATCTTGCATACACAACGCCCAGTATTTTAGTGCGGAGTGTTTGCCTGTGATACCCAGTCCCATCGCCCAGAACGCCATACTTGACGGTTATGTGCAGCAGCTGTTGCAGGAATTGGATGCGATGCCGCAGACGGATCGCAGTAGCGCGGCCCTCGCCATCACAGCAAGCCTGCTGGAATACGCGGCCTATGAGATGGCGCAGTCGGACGAGGCGCGGCAGGTTGCCCGCCTTATCCTGTTGGCCGCGGACATGGAAAGTACGGCACGGGATTTGCGTGGCACGCCAAAATCATCCGAGCCGCACTGACACGGCACAGCGCTGGCGCAGATCTGTTAAATGGCGCACAGGGCTGGTGACCGCATGGCGGTTGTGTGCAAGGTGACGCGACTTATCTTTGAGGCTGACACGCCCAAGGAGAAACAGGATGAGCTGGAACCCTGCGCTTGATCCGCACTGCCCAAAAGGTGACGCGGTTGACGCCATCGAAACCGTGATCGTGCCGCGTGCGCGTGATCTTGGCGGGTTTGAGGTCCGCCGCGCGCTGCCTGCGCCGCGCCGCCAGATGGTGGGCCCTTTCATCTTCTTCGACCAGATGGGTCCCGCCGAGTTCGTGACCGGCACCGGCATTGATGTGCGCCCGCACCCGCATATCGGGCTGGCCACCGTCACCTATCTGTACAGGGGCAAGATCCATCACCGCGACAGTCTGGGCACCGATCAGTGGATTGAACCCGGCGCCGTCAACTGGATGGTGGCAGGCCATGGCATCACCCATTCCGAACGCGCTGATGGCGAGGTTCGGCAGAAGCCGCATAGTCTGTTCGGTATCCAGACTTGGGTCGCACTGCCAAAGGATCACGAGGACAACCCGGCCGACTTTCAGCACGCGCCCAAGGACACGCTGCCCGTGTTGGAGGGCGAGGGGAAAGAGGTGCGCCTGATCCTTGGGGATGCCTGGGGGGAGCACGCGCCGGTGCAAACATTTTCCGAGATGTTCTATGCCGATGCCGTGCTTGAGGCGGGCGCGCGCATTCCGCTGCCCGACAACCACGAGGACCGCGGTGTCTATGTGGTGGACGGCTCGGTTACAGTTGCGGGTCAGGTCTATGACGCGGGTCAGATGATGGTGTTCCGGCCGGGCGATGCGATGTCTTTGACCGCGGGTGATCAGGGCGCGCGGTTGATGCTGCTGGGCGGGGCGACGCTGGAAGGGTCGCGTTACATCTGGTGGAACTTCGTGGCGTCCTCGCAGGACCGCATCGACGCAGCCAAGGAAGCGTGGCGCGCAGGCGACTGGGCCCATGGGCGGTTCCAACTGCCGCCCGGAGATGAGGATGAGTTCATCCCGCTGCCCGAGACATGACCCTGCGCTTGCGCCACGCGGTGCCAGAGGACGCACCCGCGCTGGCCGCCTTGCACGCGCGAAGCTGGCGAGCGTCCTACGCACCCTATGTTCCGGCCGAGGCCTTGGGCGCGCCGCTTGAGGCAAATATGTGTGCGCGGTGGGACGTGTGGCCCGCCGATCGTTTGATCTTGTTGGCAGAGGAGGAGGGCGACGTGCTGGGATTTGCCGCCGCGGAGCGGGGAGATGTCCCGTTGCTCGACAATCTGCATGTGGATCCTGATGCGCGCAGCGGTGGGATCGGGGCGCGTTTGCTGCGGATGATGGCGGCGTGCCTCGCGGAAGAGGGCGCATCGGCGTTGCGTTTGATCGTCATTGCCGACAACACGCGCGCCTATCAGTTTTATGTGCGCATGGGCGGGCATGAAGGGCCATCATTCGACGATACGCTGTTGGGTGCCACCTTGCGCATGGTGCCATTCCGCTGGTCGGGTGCCGCCTTTGACGCCCTGGCCGCAGATTTCGACGATCAAGCGGGAAAAGACGCTTGACGGGGCGGGGGGCTGATCATAAACCCGCCAAACGCAGCGGGCGGTTGTAGCTCAGTTGGTTAGAGTACCGGCCTGTCACGCCGGGGGTCGCGGGTTCGAGCCCCGTCAACCGCGCCACTGCTGCCCTCTGGTCCCGGAGAAACGGGCGCGCCGAAAGGCACATGCGCGGTTGTAGCTCAGTTGGTTAGAGTACCGGCCTGTCACGCCGGGGGTCGCGGGTTCGAGCCCCGTCAACCGCGCCACTTTTCCCCACATCGTTGGATGGTTTGTGTCGGAACGAGGGGCCAGCCCCTCGCGCTCCCCGCGGTTTAACTGGCGAAATGAAGTCGGATCAGTAGGTGTAGCCGAGCTGTGCTTCCAGATCGGTGTTGATCTGGCTGCGCAGGTGGTCCACATCCGCCGCGCGCCATGTGTCTGGTAGGGCCGGGCGATCGGGTACAGCCGCTTTGAATCTCGAGCCGAGCCGTTTGATGACAGGGCGGTAGTCCGGGCGCGGGGCCGTGGTGCCCAAAGCGCTGGTGAGGGCGGCAAGTGTTGCCTGGGGCTGTGCTTGCGCGTCTTCCATGCGGATCACGGTGCAGGTGCAATCGCGGTTGAGCAGGGACAGCATGGCTTGCAGCTTGGCCGTGCGCAAGGCGAACAGCGTGTCAAAGCGTGCGCCGGTCATGGGGTGACGGTCGTGTTGCAAAGGGGCGCCGATGCTGTGTTCGGCAATCAACCCTTCGAAATAGCGGGGGCGGTCGATGATCGTGTCCCAGGGTGCGCGGATGAAGTCCGAGAATGTCATGGCCTGCATCGCGGGCGTCGTGTGCCATGGTTTGGAGAACATCGACCGCGCCCATGTATCAGCGCGGCGGACCGAGATGATCACAGCCATGTCCGCAGGCACCGCCATCATGTGGGGAAAGCCGTGCTTCCATCCGAGCGCTTCGATCGGTTTTAACTCGGTGTTGCGGCCGAGCAGTCGTTTTACGAAATTGGTGCCTGACGACCGTTCGCCGATGACCTGGTAGCGCGTGATCGGTGTGCTGCCCGTGCGCACCACGTGCAGTCCGGTCTGAGCGAAATCTGGGGGCAGGGTCATGCGCGGCCTTTGCAGGAAATTAGCGATTCTCTTGTGAGGGTCCTTGCGGTAGGGTGCGCAAAAAGAACCCTTTTGGCAGGACCTTAGCAGATGCAGACAGTGGCCGCTGTGACGATGGTGCGCGATGACGCGTTTTTCCTAAAGGCGTGGCTGCGCCACTACGGTGAGATGTTCGGGCGCGAGAACTGCTATGTCGTCAACCATGGCCACGGGGCCGAGGTGGCAACACTGGCGGAGGGATGCAATGTGATTGGCATTCCGGGTGATCCGCACAAGAACTTCGACGTCAAGCGTTGGGGGCTTTTGAACAACCTAGTGGGCGGTTTACGGCGCTATTACCGCCACGTCATCGTCGGAGACGTGGATGAGTTGGTGGTGCGCGACCCGGAGGCTGGCGGCAGCTTGCTCGATCTTCTGGAGGGTGCGCCGGAGGGCCGCGTGCTCACGCCCCTGGGCCTTGAGGTCATTCACCGCATCGACATCGAACAGGACGAGATCACCGGCCAGATCATCGGCCCGCGCCGTCACGTGCGCCCGGCGCCGCATTATTCGAAACCCTGCATCATATCCGCCCCGGTCAAGATTGCGCGCGGGGGGCATTTTACGCAGGCCGACAAGCTGTTCACGCCGGATGAGTTGTATCTACTGCATCTGAAATTCTGTGATTTCGGGGCCTATGTCGGCGTTATGGATCACCGCAATGCCGTCACGGATGACCTGAATGCCTCGGTCAAGGAGGCGTCTATCGGGCGCCATTGGTTTGCAGCATCGCGGGGAGAGGACCGGGCTGTTTTTGACGATTTTGCGAAGTTGGAGATGGTGAACGGCTTCGATATGCGTCCGCTGCGCCGCAAGATGCAGCGCACCTTCAAGCCGCGGGGTGACACCGGATATTACCATTTCGACCGGCCCGACTATGGCACGCAATACATTCTGCCTGATCGGTTTGTCGGGGTGATCTGACGCGCATGGCGCAGGGTGTCTGCGCCTTACGATTGCGCCTTCAGGAATGTCGAGAGTGCGTGCGCCGTTTCGCAGGGATGTGTGTCCGGAAAGAAGTGGCCGCCCGGCAGCCCTTGCGCCTGCATCCTGCCGAGCCTGTCGGCCCACGTGGCCGGTACGTCATAGGCGCGGCCCATGATCCCATCTGATCCGTAAAGGACAAGCGCGGGGCAGGTGACGGTCCGGTCCAGATCGGCGGCGTCGAGGTCGAAGTCAACCGCGATGGCGGCGCGGTAGTCATTGCACATGGTGCGGATGCAGTCGGGATTGCGCCAGGATCTGCGGTAGGCGCTCAGGGCATCCACGTCGAACCCGCCCATGCCGCCGCCCCATCCGGCAAGGCAGCTTTCGAAGAAGGCGTCCGGGTCGTGGCCGATCATGGTTTCAGGCAGCGGCGCGGGTTGGGCGAGGAAAAACCAGTGATAATATGCCGTTGCGACCTGTTGTGAAAGCTGATTCAGCAGGTGGTGGGTGGGCACGATGTCCATCACCGTCAGCGACAGGATGGCTTCCGGCGCGTCGAGCGCCATGCGGTGTGCGGTGCGCCCACCCCTGTCGTGGCCCACGAGGTGGAATTGGTCGAAACCCAGATGTGTCATCAGCGCGCGTTGGTCGGTTGCCATGTGGCGAAAGCTCATGTCCTCTATCCGCGCAGGTTTGGTGCTGGCGCCGTAGCCGCGCAGGTCGGCCGTGATGACTGTGAAGTCTTCCGCCAAGGGGGGTGCTATGGCGTGCCACATGGCGCGGGTTTGCGGGAAACCGTGGAGCAGCAAGACGGGGGGGCCTTTGCCGGTCACATCGTAGGCTATGGTGATGCCGTCTTGGGTTGAAAATTCTGCCATAGTGTTGGTCCTGATTGCGGGCGGAGGCAGGGGGTCAGCCCCCTCGAGCTTGCGCCCTCCGGAGCTTTGGTCGTTCACGGCTCAAACGCTCTCCCAGAGCGTTTGCGAGACGCCGTTCACCCCCCGGAGTTTCTGTGGCTCAGTGAAAGGGATCAGGTCAGCGCGTCGAGGATGCGAGCCCAGCTGCGGATGCCTTTGTGGAAGCTCTCCATGTTGTATTTCTCATTGGGCGAGTGGATCTGGTCGTCGTCCCTGCCGAAGCCTATCAGCATCGGTGTGGTGCCGAGGATGTTCTGGAAATGGCCCGCGATGGGGATGGAGCCGCCGCAGCCGATATAGGCGGCGGGGATGTTCCATTCATCGGTCAGGGCCCTGCGTGCGGCCTCAAATACCGGGTCAGTTGTTTCGGTGACTGACGCGCGACCGGCACCGTGGCCGGTGAAATCAACCGTGCAGTCGGAGGGCAGGGCGTCCGTCACCATTTGGCGGAAGTTGTCGCGGATCGTGTGGGGGTCCTGATCACCGACGAGGCGGAAGCTGACCTTGGCATGGGCCTGCGAGGGCAGCACCGTCTTGAACCCTGCGCCGGTGTAGCCACCCCAGATGCCGTTCACGTCGCAGGTGGGGCGGGACCAGATCATCTCGATCGGGGTGCGGTCCTTTTCGCCTGCGGGCTCGGACAGGCCCACGTCGCTCAAGAACCTGGCGTGATCGAAGGCAAGGCCCTGCCACTGGCTGCGAATATCGTCGGGCAGTTCGGGTACACCGTCGTAAAAGCCTGGCACTGTGACGCGGCCCTGATCGTCATGCAGCGAGGCCAGGATGCGTGTCAGCACGCGGATCGGGTTCATCGACACGCCGCCATACATGCCGGAATGCAGGTCCTTGTCGGGGGCAGTGATCGTGATCTCTTCGCCCAGAAGGCCACGCAACATGGTGACGATGGCGGGCACGCGGCTTTCGAACAGGCCGGTGTCACAGATCAGGGCGAGGTCGGATTTCAGCTCCGCCGCGTTTTCCTGCATGAACGGGACCAGGGAAGGCGAGCCGGATTCCTCCTCCCCCTCGAAGAAGAAAGTGATGCGACAGGGCAGGGTGCCGTGTTCGGCCTTCCAGGCGCGACACGCTTCAACGAACGTCATCAGCTGCCCCTTGTCATCTGACGAGCCGCGCCCTCGGATGACCTTGCCTGCTGGCGTGTCCTCCACCTGCGGATCGAACGGGTCGCGGTCCCAAAGGTCCAGGGGATCCACCGGTTGCACGTCGTAATGGCCGTAAAACAGCAGATGTGGGCCGTCGCCCGCCACATGGCCGACGACCATCGGATGGCCGGGCGTGTCGCGCTTTTCGACATCAACTCCGATGCTTTGCAGATCGGCGACAAGCCAATCCGCCGCCGTCTGGCAATGCCCGGCAAATGCCGGGTCGGTCGAGATCGACGGAATGCGCAAAAGTTCCATCAGCCGTTCGGTGGCGTGTGGCAGATCGCTGTCGATGCGGGACAGAACGGCGTCGAGGGTCATGGCATGTCCTTTTGGTTCGCGTGTTGCGGTCACAGTACGGCGCGGCGGGCCGGTGTCCAGAGCTTGATCTGGGTCAAGGCAATCGGGGCGCGGGTCGGGAATACCGGACCTGCGACATGACGCGCATTTGATTAGCATTGAAGCGCATACTCGCAATCTATATTCGTTCTAAAACGCGGTGTAAGTGCGCCGCATCAAGACCAAAATGGAGCCTCGCGTGGACTACACCGCCAAATTGGACGACGCCCTGCAACGCCTGCATGACGAGGGCCGCTACCGGACCTTCATCGACATCGAGCGGCAAAAGGGCCAGTTTCCCCATGCGGAGTGGACACGGCCTGATGGCTCCAAGGCACCGATCACTGTGTGGTGTGGCAACGACTATCTTGGCATGGGGCAGAACCCGATTGTCCTTCGTGCCATGCACGAGGCGATTGATGCCACGGGCGCTGGCTCCGGCGGGACACGCAACATCTCTGGCACCACAGTGTATCACAAGCGTCTTGAGGCGGAACTGGCCGACCTGCATGGCAAGGATGCTGCGCTACTGTTCACTAGCGCCTATATTGCCAATGACGCGACGCTCAGCACGCTGCCCAAACTGTTCCCGGGGCTCATCATCTATTCCGATGCGCTGAACCACGCCTCGATGATCGAAGGTGTGCGCCGCAACGGCGGGGCGAAGCGCATCTTCCGTCACAATGACGTGGAACACCTGCGCGAGTTGCTGGCCGCTGATGACCCCGACGCGCCGAAGGTGATCGCGTTTGAATCGATCTACTCCATGGACGGTGATTTCGGCCCCATTGAAGAGATTTGCAATCTGGCCGACGAGTTTGGTGCGCTGACATACATCGACGAAGTGCATGCCGTGG from Tateyamaria omphalii encodes:
- a CDS encoding DUF4149 domain-containing protein produces the protein MTTLALLLAALLFGGMTLFSFGFAAVLFAVYGPDDARRGIRNTFPHYYLWVIGTAAVTGAVAYTVSTLAAWLLIGIALSTAYARQMLMLQINAATDAGNAGRFKMLHGLSVVIQLAQIGMAGWALALIAA
- the lon gene encoding endopeptidase La, with amino-acid sequence MQEPLNASYPVLPLRDIVVFPHMIVPLFVGRDKSVRALEEVMADDKQILLSSQVDPSEDDPEATGIYKAGVLANVLQLLKLPDGTVKVLVEGQARVRITEYLDNDNFFEARAEYLTEMPGDIATTEALLRSVADEFERYAKVKKNIPEEALAAVGETTEPAKLADLVAGHLGIEVDQKQDLLETLAVSERLEKVYGLMQGEMSVLQVEKKIKTRVKSQMERTQREYYLNEQMKAIQQELGDGEDGKNEVAELEAKIAETKLSKEAREKAEAELKKLKNMSPMSAEATVVRNYLDWMLSIPWGVKSRVKKDLGRAQKVLDDDHYGLEKVKERIVEYLAVQQRSKKMKGPIMCLVGPPGVGKTSLGKSVAKATGREFIRISLGGVRDESEIRGHRRTYIGSMPGKIIQALKKAKTTNPLILLDEIDKMGQDFRGDPASAMLEVLDPEQNGTFVDHYLEVEYDLSNVMFLTTSNSYNMPGPLLDRMEIIPLAGYTEDEKREIAKQHLIAKQVKNHGLKGKEFELQDDALSDIIRYYTREAGVRNLEREIAKVARKSLTKIIKKEVEEVAVTSENLDDFLGVRKHRYGLAEQDDQIGVVTGLAWTSVGGDLLHIEALKLPGKGRMKTTGKLGDVMKESIDAASSYVRSISPEIGVKPPLFDKTDIHVHVPDGATPKDGPSAGLAMVTSIVSVLTGIPVRKDIAMTGEVSLRGNAMPIGGLKEKLLAALRGGIKTVLIPEENEKDLADIPDNVKEGLEIIPVEHVREVLKRALVSKPDAIEWDEAAEEAAAAAAAAARDTGTGATAH
- a CDS encoding HU family DNA-binding protein, which encodes MATRTTKSTTKTTGTSTRKPRATSTTTKTAAKSPTSTTRTTTTSKTTVVVDAPTPVVSGPMMRKKELVEAVVARSGLKKKDVKPAVEATLAVLGDALKEGRTLNLEPMGKVKINREKMLASGRMMVARIRQRDPQPHDATEATDTAASPDTSAE
- a CDS encoding histidine phosphatase family protein, which produces MAFQPIYVMRHGETVWNAEARFQGALNSPLTKTGRAQAQQLADILAGHDLSGFDVRVSPQGRAFETAAIALARQVLELHTDARLREIGVGLWSGKLRSEVAPVGAAQDDTPDGPLALYEHAPEGEGFAALRARCQDFLGSLTAPTLCVTHGITSRMVRAVALGQPSANLGDLPGGQGMVYVVEDGVHRRL
- a CDS encoding helix-turn-helix transcriptional regulator gives rise to the protein MAHEALEAIRAETDTSALWALMQTYFRDRGVTKISYHHFSGNVQAERAVNVNASGFSDEWVCHYIDQKLYVVDPITELAQSVTSPFRWSHIRDLMRLTPAQMRYLNEMREAGVGDGIAFQVFGPGLRNGYVGLGVDRPQDFPSDAGVLDFQVVAQAGHIRYCELNPPTLSPGDLSPRERQILRWIARGKSNSSIADILLLSPHTVDTLVRRIFGKLGVSDRTTAAIQGVGAGLILL
- a CDS encoding pirin family protein; translated protein: MSWNPALDPHCPKGDAVDAIETVIVPRARDLGGFEVRRALPAPRRQMVGPFIFFDQMGPAEFVTGTGIDVRPHPHIGLATVTYLYRGKIHHRDSLGTDQWIEPGAVNWMVAGHGITHSERADGEVRQKPHSLFGIQTWVALPKDHEDNPADFQHAPKDTLPVLEGEGKEVRLILGDAWGEHAPVQTFSEMFYADAVLEAGARIPLPDNHEDRGVYVVDGSVTVAGQVYDAGQMMVFRPGDAMSLTAGDQGARLMLLGGATLEGSRYIWWNFVASSQDRIDAAKEAWRAGDWAHGRFQLPPGDEDEFIPLPET
- a CDS encoding GNAT family N-acetyltransferase is translated as MTLRLRHAVPEDAPALAALHARSWRASYAPYVPAEALGAPLEANMCARWDVWPADRLILLAEEEGDVLGFAAAERGDVPLLDNLHVDPDARSGGIGARLLRMMAACLAEEGASALRLIVIADNTRAYQFYVRMGGHEGPSFDDTLLGATLRMVPFRWSGAAFDALAADFDDQAGKDA
- a CDS encoding glycosyltransferase family 2 protein produces the protein MQTVAAVTMVRDDAFFLKAWLRHYGEMFGRENCYVVNHGHGAEVATLAEGCNVIGIPGDPHKNFDVKRWGLLNNLVGGLRRYYRHVIVGDVDELVVRDPEAGGSLLDLLEGAPEGRVLTPLGLEVIHRIDIEQDEITGQIIGPRRHVRPAPHYSKPCIISAPVKIARGGHFTQADKLFTPDELYLLHLKFCDFGAYVGVMDHRNAVTDDLNASVKEASIGRHWFAASRGEDRAVFDDFAKLEMVNGFDMRPLRRKMQRTFKPRGDTGYYHFDRPDYGTQYILPDRFVGVI